A section of the Thermodesulfobacteriota bacterium genome encodes:
- a CDS encoding ATPase domain-containing protein, whose translation MADRNASPELARTGVPGLDDILRGGLPRSRLYLVEGDPGAGKTTLGLQFLIEGRARGEQGLYVSFAETEAETREIAASHGWGLDDLSIMELVA comes from the coding sequence GTGGCCGATCGGAACGCTTCGCCGGAGCTGGCCCGCACCGGGGTCCCCGGGCTGGACGACATCCTGCGCGGGGGCCTGCCCCGGAGCCGGCTCTACCTGGTGGAGGGGGACCCCGGGGCAGGGAAGACGACCCTGGGGCTGCAGTTCCTCATCGAGGGGCGGGCCCGGGGCGAACAGGGCCTGTACGTGAGCTTCGCCGAGACCGAGGCCGAGACCCGCGAGATCGCGGCGTCCCACGGGTGGGGCCTGGACGACTTGTCCATCATGGAGCTCGTCGC